A single region of the Streptomyces sp. NBC_01803 genome encodes:
- a CDS encoding sulfotransferase: protein MTVTRPILITGLPRSGTSWVGKMLQAGGEVVYVNEPLNPSRPPGRSPGVLNASVTHAFQYICEDNEAPWLRAFGDTTRLRYRTLAELRANRALPDLARLAKNASAFTVGRVRGRRALLDDPYAVLSAAWFARRLGAVAIVLIRDPVTWSGSWRKLGWTTYFHELLEQPLLMRDLLGEHADELRALVGSQDELAKNAALWRVTYDAIDAMRKDVESLHVVRYEDLAGDPETGFGELYGTCGLTWDASARQAVRAATQAENAPTRAMSWSLRGGLSRTAYQPMDSKAALVTYRERLTEEEIARVKELTADVRARYYAG from the coding sequence AAGATGCTCCAGGCCGGCGGCGAGGTGGTGTACGTCAACGAGCCGCTCAACCCGAGCCGCCCGCCCGGCCGTTCCCCCGGCGTGCTCAACGCCTCGGTGACGCACGCCTTCCAGTACATATGCGAGGACAACGAGGCGCCCTGGCTGCGGGCGTTCGGCGACACCACGCGGCTGCGTTACCGCACGCTCGCCGAGCTGCGCGCCAACCGCGCGCTCCCCGATCTGGCCCGGCTCGCCAAGAACGCCTCGGCGTTCACGGTCGGCCGGGTGCGCGGGCGGCGGGCGCTGCTGGACGACCCGTACGCGGTGCTGTCGGCGGCCTGGTTCGCCCGGCGGCTGGGCGCGGTCGCGATCGTGCTGATCCGCGATCCGGTGACCTGGTCGGGGAGCTGGCGCAAGCTCGGCTGGACGACGTACTTCCACGAGCTGCTGGAGCAGCCGCTGCTGATGCGCGACCTGCTGGGCGAACACGCCGACGAGCTGCGCGCGCTGGTGGGCAGTCAGGACGAGCTGGCGAAGAACGCGGCGCTGTGGCGCGTCACGTACGACGCGATCGACGCGATGCGCAAGGACGTCGAGTCGCTGCACGTCGTGCGCTACGAGGACCTGGCCGGGGACCCGGAGACGGGCTTCGGCGAGCTGTACGGCACGTGCGGGCTGACCTGGGACGCCTCGGCGCGGCAGGCGGTGCGGGCGGCCACGCAGGCGGAGAACGCGCCGACGCGGGCGATGTCCTGGAGCCTCAGGGGTGGCCTGTCCCGGACGGCCTACCAGCCGATGGACAGCAAGGCGGCGCTGGTGACGTACCGGGAGCGGCTCACCGAGGAGGAGATCGCCCGCGTGAAGGAGCTGACGGCGGACGTGCGCGCCCGCTACTACGCGGGCTGA
- a CDS encoding glycosyltransferase, with translation MSRVLVTVGTDHHHFTRLMTWIERWQAERPPLRWTVQHGFTPPPAAGPGIEATAMMPHAELQAALRRSAVIVCQGGPGSIMDARGVGKVPIVVPRRPELGEHIDDHQVRFSRRLDEAGLIRTAATEQDFRLLLTAALDRPEAFVATAGVSELPDTVRRFGTLVDELMVRPPRRALLPLRRRGQPA, from the coding sequence ATGTCCCGCGTCCTGGTGACGGTCGGCACCGACCACCACCACTTCACCCGGTTGATGACCTGGATCGAACGGTGGCAGGCCGAACGCCCCCCGCTGCGCTGGACCGTGCAGCACGGCTTCACCCCGCCACCGGCCGCCGGGCCTGGCATCGAGGCCACCGCGATGATGCCGCACGCCGAACTCCAGGCGGCTCTGCGCCGGTCGGCGGTCATCGTCTGCCAGGGCGGCCCCGGCTCGATCATGGACGCGCGCGGCGTGGGCAAGGTGCCCATCGTCGTGCCGCGCCGCCCGGAACTGGGCGAGCACATCGACGACCACCAAGTGCGGTTCTCCCGGCGGCTGGACGAGGCCGGGCTGATCCGGACCGCGGCCACGGAGCAGGACTTCCGGCTGCTGCTGACGGCCGCGCTGGACCGGCCCGAGGCGTTCGTCGCCACTGCCGGGGTCAGCGAACTGCCGGACACCGTGCGGCGGTTCGGCACGCTCGTCGACGAGCTGATGGTCCGGCCGCCGCGCCGCGCGCTCCTCCCGCTGCGGCGGCGCGGTCAGCCCGCGTAG